From the Halorubellus sp. JP-L1 genome, one window contains:
- a CDS encoding thiolase domain-containing protein yields the protein MSEEPVYVAGAFEHPTREAPESSTMQLHGECAKHALADAGLSKDDVNGYFTSGVPEYEDGKPTLLMADYLGLDVSYMDGTDHGGASYVSHVAHAVSAIRDGRCDVALVTLAGRPRSRNQATGSGSRPLRSMQDSFERIYGVTNIAMYGMAARRHMHEYGTTPEQLAEIRVAASTHAQHNPNALYQDPVTVEDVVESRVVADPLHLLDCCVITDGGGALVLVSEDVREDLERECVEVLGCGEAAGHHQAGRIDITRTAAERSGARAFDEAGIEPADVDYASLYDSFTITVLETIEDLGFCEKGEGGEFVEDGALQAPDGELPFNTDGGGLCSNHPGNRGGMTKMIEAVRQLRGEANEPVQVDADVAIAHATGGSIATRHAAATVVFGREDR from the coding sequence ATGTCTGAAGAGCCGGTGTACGTCGCGGGCGCCTTCGAGCATCCGACGCGTGAGGCGCCGGAGTCGTCGACCATGCAGTTACACGGCGAGTGCGCCAAGCACGCGCTCGCGGACGCGGGCCTCTCCAAGGACGACGTGAATGGCTACTTCACGTCTGGCGTCCCGGAGTACGAGGACGGGAAGCCGACGTTGCTCATGGCGGACTACCTCGGACTCGACGTCTCGTACATGGACGGGACGGACCACGGCGGTGCGTCCTACGTCAGCCACGTCGCGCACGCCGTCTCCGCGATCCGCGACGGGCGCTGCGACGTCGCGCTCGTCACCCTCGCCGGCCGGCCGCGATCGCGCAACCAGGCCACTGGGTCGGGGAGTCGTCCGTTGCGCTCGATGCAGGACAGCTTCGAGCGAATCTACGGCGTGACGAACATCGCGATGTACGGGATGGCCGCGCGCCGCCACATGCACGAGTACGGGACGACGCCCGAACAGCTCGCCGAGATACGGGTCGCGGCGTCGACGCACGCACAGCACAATCCGAACGCGCTCTACCAGGACCCGGTGACCGTCGAGGACGTCGTGGAGTCCCGCGTCGTCGCCGATCCCCTTCATCTACTGGACTGCTGCGTGATCACTGACGGCGGTGGCGCGCTCGTACTCGTGTCGGAGGACGTCCGCGAGGACCTCGAGCGCGAATGCGTCGAAGTCCTCGGGTGTGGCGAGGCAGCCGGACATCACCAGGCCGGTCGGATCGACATCACGCGGACGGCCGCCGAACGCTCGGGCGCTCGCGCGTTCGACGAGGCGGGCATCGAACCGGCGGACGTCGACTACGCGTCGCTCTACGACTCGTTCACGATCACCGTCCTGGAGACAATCGAGGACCTCGGCTTCTGCGAGAAGGGCGAAGGCGGCGAGTTCGTCGAGGACGGTGCGTTGCAGGCACCGGACGGCGAGCTCCCGTTCAATACCGACGGCGGCGGACTGTGCTCGAACCACCCGGGCAACCGAGGCGGCATGACGAAGATGATCGAGGCGGTTCGACAGCTCCGGGGTGAAGCGAACGAGCCGGTGCAGGTGGACGCTGACGTCGCGATCGCACACGCAACCGGTGGGTCCATCGCGACGCGTCACGCTGCCGCCACCGTCGTCTTCGGGAGGGAAGACCGATGA
- a CDS encoding flavin reductase family protein has protein sequence MELDPREREHAMHHIVTSLVTPRPIGWISTRNDDRDNLAPYSYFTLVNTYPPVVMFSASRNEDDTSKDSPRNAVESGEFVVNAVTEDLAEAMDLTSAPLGDVSEFDYFDIERAPSSTVAPPRVADAVANLECSVIDTMEVYDSDLVFGEVRHISVDERITTNETVDATKVRSVGRLGGAHYTGVSLLDVKRHGFGEWEAPVPLGFEVDDETGWISVDEPEFEAVRTALERVVDGEDPAVLEASGPFDEGELSGAVDRTELYLEGVTDDERLEAALTAAGYETTFSY, from the coding sequence ATGGAACTCGACCCCCGCGAGCGCGAGCATGCGATGCATCACATCGTTACCAGTCTCGTCACGCCACGACCGATCGGGTGGATCAGCACTCGCAACGACGACCGCGACAACCTCGCCCCGTACAGCTACTTCACGCTCGTCAACACCTACCCGCCGGTCGTGATGTTCTCCGCTTCCCGCAACGAGGACGATACGTCGAAGGACTCGCCCCGGAACGCCGTGGAGTCGGGCGAATTCGTCGTCAACGCCGTCACCGAGGATCTGGCCGAAGCGATGGACCTCACGAGCGCACCACTCGGTGACGTCTCGGAGTTCGACTACTTCGACATCGAGCGCGCGCCGTCGTCGACGGTGGCACCGCCACGAGTGGCCGACGCCGTCGCCAATCTCGAGTGCTCCGTCATCGACACGATGGAGGTGTACGACAGCGACCTGGTCTTCGGCGAGGTCCGCCATATCTCCGTCGACGAGCGGATCACGACGAACGAGACGGTGGACGCGACGAAGGTCCGATCGGTGGGCCGTCTCGGCGGTGCGCACTACACCGGAGTCTCGCTACTAGACGTCAAACGCCACGGGTTCGGTGAGTGGGAGGCCCCGGTGCCGCTCGGATTCGAGGTCGACGACGAGACCGGCTGGATCAGCGTCGACGAACCCGAGTTCGAGGCGGTTCGAACCGCACTCGAACGGGTCGTCGACGGCGAAGACCCTGCCGTGCTGGAGGCTTCGGGTCCGTTCGACGAGGGCGAGCTCTCCGGGGCGGTCGACCGTACCGAACTCTATCTGGAGGGCGTTACCGACGACGAGCGACTCGAGGCGGCGCTCACTGCGGCCGGCTACGAAACCACGTTCTCGTACTGA
- a CDS encoding CaiB/BaiF CoA transferase family protein — MRELYVGVSHVVSHMDPPLKDVRILDLGQIYQGGYCGMVLAYLGADVVKVEPPWGENVRTRTEDGKPPQYQYLNPNKRGITINLKSERGKGLLKELAAEADVIFENYATGKMDELGVGYETLEEINPELIYAHGSGYGDTGPYAEYPAMDLTVQAMSGIMSTTGFPEQPPVKAGPAVADFFGAIHLVAGIVSALFQRERTGSGQYVEVGMFDTIYPTLASPVASWVSETETPPRTGNQHSGLSIAPYNAYEVDDGHVTIICIAERHWESLARLMGHKDLLGVDRLSSKAKRAEHIGEVDGYIKEWLDGMEKDEVTERLREAGVPCAPVRTIEEIVADDHLEERGMLNHLPNQSDGRSEVPVPGLPIKFSGSEQPDVESAPLLSEHTEEVLADLLDYDDELIDALDEEGVI, encoded by the coding sequence ATGCGTGAGTTATATGTTGGTGTATCGCATGTGGTTAGTCACATGGACCCGCCGTTGAAAGACGTACGCATACTTGATCTCGGGCAAATCTACCAGGGTGGCTATTGCGGGATGGTGCTTGCGTACCTCGGCGCAGACGTCGTGAAGGTCGAACCGCCATGGGGAGAGAACGTCCGCACGCGGACCGAGGACGGCAAACCCCCCCAGTACCAGTACCTCAACCCGAACAAGCGCGGAATCACGATCAACCTCAAGTCTGAACGCGGGAAGGGGCTCCTCAAAGAACTCGCCGCGGAAGCCGACGTCATCTTCGAGAATTACGCGACAGGGAAGATGGACGAACTCGGCGTCGGATACGAGACACTCGAGGAGATCAACCCTGAACTCATCTACGCGCACGGGTCGGGGTACGGCGACACCGGACCGTACGCGGAGTATCCCGCGATGGACCTGACCGTACAGGCGATGAGCGGCATCATGAGCACGACCGGGTTTCCCGAACAACCACCCGTGAAGGCGGGGCCCGCCGTCGCCGACTTCTTCGGCGCCATCCACCTCGTCGCCGGAATCGTGAGCGCCCTGTTCCAGCGCGAACGGACGGGCTCCGGCCAGTACGTCGAAGTCGGGATGTTCGATACCATCTACCCCACGCTGGCCTCGCCCGTCGCCTCCTGGGTGTCAGAGACCGAGACGCCGCCGCGGACCGGGAATCAGCACTCCGGGCTCTCCATCGCGCCCTACAACGCCTACGAAGTCGACGACGGTCACGTGACCATCATCTGCATCGCCGAACGACACTGGGAGTCGCTCGCGCGACTGATGGGGCACAAGGACCTCCTGGGCGTCGACCGCCTCTCTTCGAAGGCTAAGCGCGCCGAGCACATCGGCGAAGTCGACGGCTACATCAAGGAGTGGCTGGACGGCATGGAGAAGGACGAGGTGACCGAGCGCCTCCGCGAGGCCGGCGTTCCGTGCGCGCCCGTTCGGACCATCGAGGAGATCGTCGCCGACGACCACCTCGAAGAGCGCGGGATGCTGAATCACCTCCCCAACCAGTCCGACGGTCGCTCAGAGGTCCCGGTCCCGGGCCTCCCCATCAAGTTCTCCGGCTCGGAGCAGCCCGACGTCGAATCCGCACCACTCCTCAGCGAACACACCGAGGAGGTGCTTGCAGACCTCCTCGACTACGACGACGAACTGATCGACGCACTGGACGAGGAGGGCGTCATCTGA
- a CDS encoding MaoC family dehydratase N-terminal domain-containing protein, which translates to MPERSLSELEALVGESHETVSGFTVEAGKVDEFARAIHDPHPLYVDADEAVAAGHPAVVAPPTFTRVAYFPRYRVDDATSDFGFDLGFAQSRTVHGEQTYTFERPVYAGDTLDGRTQLVDVSLRTRDDDADLVMATLETTYRTESDELVVTERRTRIEKGETDDTDPGPSGRANDSSGFVEPTGRPRDDGDGDAATLRVPQMSQIDFVKYAGASGDFNPLHVNESAAHDAGSRSVFAQGMLLAGIASRFARRFVPLAELRCFRTRFEARVWPGDRLEVAGVPTDDGVRFEMQNQHGTTVLTGDATAHSPSSE; encoded by the coding sequence ATGCCCGAGAGATCACTGAGCGAGCTCGAGGCACTGGTCGGGGAATCCCACGAGACGGTGTCGGGATTCACCGTCGAAGCGGGGAAGGTCGACGAGTTCGCACGTGCAATCCACGACCCGCATCCGTTGTACGTGGACGCGGACGAAGCCGTCGCGGCAGGCCACCCCGCGGTCGTGGCACCGCCGACGTTCACGCGCGTCGCCTACTTCCCACGATATCGAGTCGACGATGCGACGAGCGACTTCGGGTTCGACCTGGGCTTCGCCCAGTCACGGACCGTTCACGGAGAACAGACGTACACGTTCGAGCGACCGGTCTACGCCGGCGATACCCTCGACGGTCGAACGCAACTGGTCGACGTCAGTCTCCGGACGCGCGACGACGACGCCGACCTCGTCATGGCGACCCTCGAGACGACGTATCGAACGGAGAGCGATGAACTCGTCGTCACCGAACGACGAACCCGCATCGAGAAAGGAGAGACGGACGACACCGACCCGGGACCGTCGGGACGCGCGAACGATTCGAGCGGGTTCGTCGAACCCACGGGCAGACCACGGGACGACGGAGACGGCGATGCCGCCACGCTACGCGTCCCGCAGATGTCCCAGATCGACTTCGTCAAGTACGCGGGGGCGAGCGGCGACTTCAACCCGCTACACGTCAACGAGTCGGCCGCCCACGATGCCGGCTCGCGCTCGGTGTTCGCACAGGGAATGCTACTCGCGGGAATCGCGAGCCGGTTCGCCCGCCGGTTCGTCCCGCTCGCGGAGTTACGCTGCTTCCGGACGCGGTTCGAGGCTCGCGTCTGGCCCGGAGATCGGCTCGAGGTCGCTGGCGTCCCAACCGACGACGGCGTTCGATTCGAGATGCAGAACCAACACGGAACGACAGTCCTGACGGGCGACGCGACCGCTCACTCCCCTTCGTCCGAGTGA
- a CDS encoding OB-fold domain-containing protein: protein MTPETREFWASAADGDLSLSECQNCGLVYYYPRALCPDCFSDDVTGRSATGEGEVYSYSVTRTISGWPEDDLPLVVAYVELDEGVRMMTNVHADPDDVAVGTRVEVTFVDTEEPDVAIPVFVPVTDGESDG, encoded by the coding sequence GTGACCCCCGAAACCCGCGAGTTCTGGGCGTCCGCCGCCGACGGCGACCTCAGCCTCAGCGAGTGCCAGAACTGCGGGCTCGTCTACTACTATCCGCGAGCGCTCTGCCCCGACTGCTTCAGCGACGACGTAACGGGTCGGTCGGCGACGGGCGAGGGCGAGGTCTACTCGTACTCGGTGACGCGGACGATCAGCGGCTGGCCGGAGGACGACCTCCCGCTCGTCGTCGCGTACGTCGAACTCGACGAGGGCGTCAGGATGATGACGAACGTTCACGCCGACCCTGACGACGTGGCCGTCGGCACCAGGGTCGAGGTGACGTTCGTCGATACCGAGGAACCGGACGTCGCGATTCCAGTGTTCGTTCCCGTGACTGACGGCGAATCGGACGGATAG
- a CDS encoding ABC transporter substrate-binding protein, whose product MHSTRRRRILQASGLATVGLAGCLSGGDGSDGGDGGDGGDGGDGGDGGSDTTDGGDGGGGSSDNAEPIHIGVSLPLSGSFSSISTLLEGGYLGFQDWVNNGLGGIESDDGMHELQLDLRDDQSQESRAGRIATRFASDDKFGAMVQAYGSSLVQAAASQADRSQMVLMSSVSANNPLHEEFSYLFQTSQKITRLGDASLLEGNVDKVAVWGPEMSWVDLSLETFVEAAPDHGLEVVVNDRHPRDTRDFSALVSKAQNNGAEALIQSGYGEHSQATIDAISSSNWQPKYGAFQTLPLSIAKDIGSDTVDKLCFPSIWNSSLSAGSNDQLLEYFPKHAPEGEEPTYQTALAWATLEVYKAAVEDLGNDFNDSEKLKNWYADATPETVIGTESWNENGGQTGVEWNLAQWQVEGDTFNRPYVYPEKFKQADFQFPKQNW is encoded by the coding sequence GTGCATAGTACCCGTAGACGGCGAATCCTGCAGGCATCCGGGTTGGCCACCGTCGGCCTGGCTGGCTGCCTCTCCGGCGGCGATGGTAGCGATGGCGGCGATGGCGGCGATGGCGGCGACGGTGGCGACGGTGGCGACGGTGGCAGCGACACGACTGACGGCGGCGACGGTGGGGGTGGCTCCTCGGACAACGCGGAGCCCATCCACATCGGTGTCTCGCTCCCGTTGTCCGGATCCTTCAGTTCGATATCGACGCTTCTCGAGGGCGGCTACCTCGGCTTCCAGGACTGGGTGAACAACGGTCTCGGCGGCATCGAGTCTGACGACGGCATGCACGAACTACAGTTAGACCTACGAGACGACCAGTCCCAGGAATCCCGCGCGGGACGGATCGCGACGCGGTTCGCGAGCGACGACAAGTTCGGTGCGATGGTGCAGGCGTACGGCTCTTCGCTCGTACAGGCTGCGGCGTCCCAGGCGGACCGCAGCCAGATGGTACTGATGTCCAGCGTCTCCGCGAACAACCCGCTCCACGAGGAGTTCTCGTACCTGTTCCAGACGAGCCAGAAGATTACGCGGCTGGGGGACGCGTCCCTCCTCGAGGGGAACGTCGACAAGGTGGCCGTCTGGGGCCCCGAGATGTCCTGGGTGGACCTCTCGCTAGAGACGTTCGTGGAGGCCGCACCGGACCACGGTCTCGAAGTCGTCGTCAACGACCGGCATCCGCGCGACACCCGCGACTTCTCGGCGCTCGTATCCAAGGCCCAGAACAACGGCGCCGAAGCCCTGATCCAGTCGGGGTACGGCGAGCACTCGCAGGCGACGATCGACGCGATCTCGTCGTCGAACTGGCAGCCGAAGTACGGTGCGTTCCAGACCCTTCCGCTTTCCATCGCGAAGGACATCGGCTCAGATACGGTCGACAAGCTCTGCTTCCCGAGCATCTGGAACTCGTCGCTGTCCGCCGGGTCGAACGACCAGCTCCTCGAGTACTTCCCGAAGCACGCGCCCGAAGGCGAAGAGCCGACGTACCAGACGGCGCTCGCGTGGGCGACGCTCGAGGTCTACAAGGCGGCGGTCGAGGACCTCGGGAACGACTTCAACGACAGCGAGAAGTTGAAGAACTGGTACGCCGATGCGACGCCCGAGACGGTCATCGGGACCGAATCCTGGAACGAGAACGGGGGCCAGACCGGCGTGGAGTGGAACCTCGCCCAATGGCAGGTGGAGGGCGACACCTTCAATCGCCCCTACGTCTACCCCGAGAAGTTCAAGCAGGCCGACTTCCAGTTCCCCAAGCAGAACTGGTAA
- a CDS encoding IclR family transcriptional regulator — protein sequence MGIKSTQTLIGISEVLKDHEEGLGVTALADELGMAKSTIHNHLSTLEEHGFVVNDDGTYRLGLRFLDFGMATRNSSRVYQVAKPKVDELSASIEQKVWCMVEQQGRGVRLYVSDYNDKLQTNAYIGQRTYLHQSAAGKAILAHLPERRVDEIIERVGLPEATSETITERDELFEELSEIRDRGVAFNQGESVWGLTGVGAPIRDKDGNVLGSVSVAAASNIMKDSRLRSELSEQLLGTINEIEINLTHN from the coding sequence ATGGGAATCAAATCCACGCAAACGCTCATCGGCATCAGCGAGGTGCTGAAGGATCACGAGGAGGGACTGGGGGTGACGGCGCTCGCGGACGAACTCGGGATGGCGAAGAGCACGATCCACAACCACCTGTCGACGCTGGAGGAGCACGGATTCGTCGTCAACGACGACGGAACCTACCGGCTCGGACTCCGGTTCCTCGATTTCGGGATGGCGACGCGGAACTCGAGCAGGGTCTACCAGGTCGCGAAACCGAAGGTGGACGAACTCTCCGCGTCGATAGAGCAGAAGGTGTGGTGCATGGTGGAACAGCAAGGTCGCGGTGTCAGGCTGTACGTCTCGGACTACAACGACAAACTCCAGACGAACGCGTACATCGGGCAGCGGACGTACCTGCATCAGAGTGCGGCTGGGAAGGCAATCCTCGCGCACCTCCCGGAGCGTCGAGTCGACGAGATAATCGAGCGGGTGGGCTTGCCGGAGGCGACGTCCGAGACGATTACGGAGCGCGACGAACTCTTCGAGGAGCTGTCTGAGATCCGCGACCGAGGGGTCGCGTTCAACCAGGGCGAGTCGGTGTGGGGACTTACGGGTGTCGGAGCACCGATCCGGGACAAGGACGGGAACGTTCTGGGGTCGGTGAGCGTCGCTGCCGCCTCGAACATTATGAAGGACAGTCGTCTGCGGTCGGAGCTATCGGAGCAGCTCCTTGGGACGATCAACGAGATCGAGATCAACCTCACCCACAACTGA
- a CDS encoding alpha/beta fold hydrolase, which translates to MPESLTGRYAEVWDTRTYYETIGDESDTSIVLLHTAGSEGRQWQYAAPELAAAGYHVVVPDMPGHGKSYPVDWEPISALHDYGEFVWELASVLELGEFAVAGCSIGGSIVIDMAVNHGDDLLGVVAFEGLAKTDSAALGRLSHPHACPGWQDILDYSTVDATHSGLDPARREELKWQHRGSQRVATNDLQASHDHDVLADAEQATCPTLVVRGTDDFYIAEELFDQTVDAIPDCESAVMAETGHYPMMERPSETVELIVDFLQ; encoded by the coding sequence ATGCCTGAGTCACTGACTGGACGGTACGCAGAGGTGTGGGACACGCGGACGTACTACGAGACGATCGGGGACGAGAGCGATACGTCGATCGTCTTGTTGCACACGGCGGGGTCGGAGGGGCGACAGTGGCAGTACGCCGCCCCGGAACTCGCTGCGGCCGGGTACCACGTCGTCGTGCCGGACATGCCCGGGCACGGGAAGTCCTATCCGGTGGACTGGGAGCCCATATCGGCGCTCCACGACTACGGGGAGTTCGTCTGGGAGCTCGCGTCCGTACTGGAACTCGGCGAGTTCGCGGTGGCGGGCTGCTCCATCGGTGGCTCGATCGTCATCGACATGGCCGTGAACCACGGCGATGACCTCCTCGGCGTGGTGGCGTTCGAGGGATTGGCGAAGACGGATAGTGCGGCACTCGGACGGCTCTCGCACCCGCACGCGTGCCCGGGCTGGCAGGACATCCTCGACTACTCGACGGTCGATGCGACGCACTCCGGCCTCGACCCGGCTCGCCGAGAGGAGCTGAAGTGGCAGCATCGCGGGTCCCAGCGGGTGGCGACGAACGACCTGCAGGCGTCTCACGACCACGACGTCCTCGCCGACGCCGAGCAGGCGACGTGTCCGACGCTCGTCGTCCGCGGTACCGACGACTTCTACATCGCTGAGGAGCTGTTCGACCAGACGGTCGATGCGATCCCGGACTGCGAGAGTGCGGTGATGGCGGAGACCGGCCATTATCCGATGATGGAGCGGCCGTCGGAGACGGTCGAGCTGATCGTCGACTTCTTGCAATAA
- a CDS encoding acyl-CoA dehydrogenase family protein, whose translation MRFRLTDEQRMIKNLAAELAETEFSDDAFTWETEFPEANKDVLAEQGLLGIALPEEYGGGGYDVIEVLLAQEAVGRVCPDTAHVLSRSSMGPPRVIATLGNDYLKEKYLQDVCDGEMIMSVAISESEAGTDAAAMSTTVERADDGILLNGTKQWVTKADVCGAFLVYAKFPDGNIGAVVVDADTPGFSLGQAYTNMAGHEQYELEFDDCELPEEQILAEGKESFKNLLIEFNVERTHNAMMCVACGLNAFDKAMAYAKDREQFGEQISEFQGIEWKFADMAMKLEAARLLIYRAAVNAIDSPPSRLETSLAKVVANEFGDEVVDEALQVQGAMGYMKESPVEYLYRWVRGWRIAGGTTEIQRNMIARDLKKHGLD comes from the coding sequence ATGCGCTTCCGGTTAACGGACGAACAGCGGATGATAAAGAATCTAGCGGCCGAGCTCGCTGAGACCGAGTTCAGCGACGACGCCTTCACCTGGGAAACCGAGTTCCCCGAGGCGAACAAGGACGTGCTCGCGGAGCAGGGCTTGCTCGGCATCGCACTGCCCGAGGAGTACGGCGGTGGCGGGTACGACGTCATCGAGGTCCTGCTCGCGCAGGAAGCGGTTGGTCGCGTCTGCCCCGACACCGCGCACGTCCTCTCGCGGTCCTCGATGGGTCCGCCGCGCGTAATCGCGACGCTCGGGAACGACTACCTGAAGGAGAAGTACCTCCAGGACGTCTGCGACGGCGAGATGATAATGTCGGTCGCCATCTCGGAGTCGGAGGCCGGGACGGACGCGGCAGCGATGTCGACGACCGTCGAGCGGGCGGACGACGGTATCCTATTGAACGGGACGAAGCAATGGGTGACGAAGGCCGACGTCTGCGGCGCGTTCCTCGTCTACGCCAAGTTCCCGGACGGGAACATCGGTGCCGTGGTCGTGGACGCTGACACGCCCGGGTTCTCGCTCGGACAGGCCTACACGAACATGGCGGGCCACGAGCAGTACGAACTGGAGTTCGACGACTGCGAGCTCCCCGAGGAGCAGATCCTCGCGGAGGGCAAGGAGTCGTTCAAGAACCTCCTCATCGAGTTCAACGTCGAACGAACTCACAACGCGATGATGTGCGTCGCTTGCGGACTCAACGCGTTCGACAAGGCGATGGCATACGCGAAGGACCGTGAGCAGTTCGGCGAGCAGATCTCGGAGTTCCAGGGCATCGAGTGGAAGTTCGCTGACATGGCGATGAAGTTGGAAGCCGCACGGTTACTGATCTATCGTGCGGCCGTGAATGCGATCGACAGCCCCCCGTCGCGACTGGAGACGTCGCTCGCGAAGGTCGTGGCGAACGAGTTCGGCGACGAGGTCGTCGACGAGGCGCTCCAGGTCCAGGGTGCGATGGGGTACATGAAGGAGAGTCCGGTCGAGTACCTCTATCGGTGGGTGCGCGGCTGGCGTATCGCCGGCGGGACGACCGAGATTCAACGGAACATGATCGCTCGCGATCTGAAGAAGCACGGTCTCGACTGA